In a genomic window of Curtobacterium flaccumfaciens pv. betae:
- a CDS encoding ferrochelatase, which translates to MTDTSMITNGQVLAATPAAASGPEHVETPTAYDAILLAGFGGPEGQDDVIPFLRNVTRGRGIPDERLEEVAHHYRHFGGVSPINAQNRALKAALEAELASRGIDMPVLWGNRNWEPYLEEAFTEAADKGYTKLVAIATSAYSSFSSCRQYREDYARVLNETGLIDTIQIDKIRQFFDHPGFVRPFIDGVRDGMARAIAENEGLDVATELQVLFSTHSIPSTDAARSGPDYRGFDEHGAYEAQHLAVGEVVLDQAWAELLEQPEHAHLQGTSKPAWKLVYQSRSGPPTQPWLEPDINDYMNEDLKGGPTRAVLIVPLGFVSDHMEVMWDLDEEATETAGELGFWSLRTQTPGIDPAYVSGLVDLVLERVNGTPKAERPHMTDIGPWYDVCRPGCCENVRAGFKPAAAGVAP; encoded by the coding sequence ATGACCGACACCAGCATGATCACGAACGGCCAGGTCCTCGCCGCCACCCCCGCGGCGGCGTCCGGTCCCGAGCACGTCGAGACCCCGACCGCCTACGACGCGATCCTGCTCGCCGGCTTCGGTGGCCCCGAGGGCCAGGACGACGTCATCCCCTTCCTGCGCAACGTCACCCGCGGCCGCGGGATCCCGGACGAGCGTCTCGAAGAGGTGGCGCACCACTACCGCCACTTCGGCGGCGTGAGCCCGATCAACGCGCAGAACCGTGCGCTCAAGGCAGCGCTCGAGGCCGAGCTGGCGTCGCGCGGCATCGACATGCCGGTCCTCTGGGGCAACCGCAACTGGGAGCCCTACCTCGAAGAAGCCTTCACCGAGGCGGCGGACAAGGGCTACACGAAGCTCGTCGCCATCGCCACGAGCGCGTACTCGTCGTTCTCGAGCTGCCGGCAGTACCGCGAGGACTACGCTCGCGTGCTCAACGAGACCGGTCTGATCGACACCATCCAGATCGACAAGATCCGCCAGTTCTTCGACCACCCGGGCTTCGTCCGCCCGTTCATCGACGGCGTCCGCGACGGCATGGCCCGCGCGATCGCCGAGAACGAGGGCCTCGACGTCGCGACCGAGCTGCAGGTGCTCTTCTCGACGCACTCCATCCCCTCGACCGACGCCGCCCGCTCGGGCCCCGACTACCGCGGGTTCGACGAGCACGGCGCGTACGAGGCGCAGCACCTGGCCGTCGGCGAGGTCGTCCTCGACCAGGCCTGGGCCGAGCTCCTCGAGCAGCCCGAGCACGCCCACCTGCAGGGCACGTCGAAGCCCGCCTGGAAGCTGGTCTACCAGTCGCGCTCCGGCCCCCCGACGCAGCCGTGGCTCGAGCCCGACATCAACGACTACATGAACGAGGACCTCAAGGGCGGCCCGACGCGTGCCGTGCTGATCGTCCCGCTCGGCTTCGTCAGCGACCACATGGAAGTCATGTGGGACCTCGACGAGGAAGCCACCGAGACCGCCGGTGAGCTCGGCTTCTGGTCGCTCCGCACGCAGACCCCCGGCATCGACCCGGCCTACGTGTCCGGTCTCGTCGACCTGGTGCTCGAGCGGGTCAACGGCACGCCCAAGGCCGAGCGCCCGCACATGACCGACATCGGCCCCTGGTACGACGTGTGCCGTCCGGGGTGCTGCGAGAACGTGCGAGCGGGGTTCAAGCCCGCCGCCGCGGGCGTCGCTCCGTGA
- the hemC gene encoding hydroxymethylbilane synthase, protein MTDTTVNDPSATGPDGPTPIRLGTRASRLAVAQSQDVADRLAKAAGRPVELVTVTSEGDTNRASLASLGGTGVFASALREALVAGEVDVLVHSLKDLPTAPYPGLTIGAVPKRADARDVLVARNGATVDTLPEGAKVGTGSPRRAAQLRAQRPDLDVVDIRGNIDTRLGRVDDDLDAVVLAAAGLGRIDRLSAATELLDLGFWPSAPGQGALAVEIRSDETDRGLLAALRKIEHAPTRLTVTAEREVLAKLEAGCSAPIGATAVVDAELLLVSATVYRPDGTEYRTASHAAVLDGSAQERLDEALAVGGRVATELLDNGAADLADLATTVAEDTTDGPYTAGPGLATPAE, encoded by the coding sequence GTGACCGACACGACCGTGAACGACCCCAGCGCCACAGGGCCCGACGGCCCGACCCCGATCCGGCTCGGCACCCGTGCCAGCCGGCTCGCGGTCGCGCAGTCGCAGGACGTCGCCGACCGCCTGGCGAAGGCGGCCGGTCGGCCCGTCGAACTCGTCACCGTCACGAGCGAGGGCGACACGAACCGTGCCTCCCTGGCGTCGCTCGGCGGCACGGGTGTCTTCGCCAGCGCCCTGCGTGAAGCGCTCGTCGCGGGCGAGGTCGACGTGCTCGTGCACTCGCTCAAGGACCTGCCGACCGCGCCGTACCCGGGCCTGACGATCGGTGCCGTGCCGAAGCGTGCGGACGCCCGTGACGTCCTCGTCGCCCGGAACGGCGCCACCGTCGACACCCTGCCCGAGGGCGCGAAGGTCGGCACGGGTTCGCCTCGCCGTGCCGCGCAGCTCCGTGCGCAGCGCCCCGACCTCGACGTGGTCGACATCCGCGGCAACATCGACACCCGCCTCGGCCGGGTGGACGACGACCTCGACGCCGTGGTGCTCGCCGCCGCCGGCCTCGGGCGCATCGACCGCCTGTCTGCCGCCACGGAACTGCTCGACCTCGGCTTCTGGCCCAGTGCTCCCGGACAGGGCGCGCTCGCGGTGGAGATCCGCTCGGACGAGACCGACCGTGGGCTGCTCGCCGCACTCCGCAAGATCGAGCACGCCCCCACCCGCCTGACGGTGACGGCCGAGCGCGAGGTCCTCGCCAAGCTCGAGGCCGGCTGCTCCGCCCCGATCGGTGCCACGGCGGTCGTGGACGCCGAACTGCTGCTCGTGTCCGCGACCGTCTACCGCCCCGACGGCACCGAGTACCGCACCGCGTCGCACGCGGCCGTGCTCGACGGGTCGGCGCAGGAGCGTCTCGACGAGGCGCTCGCGGTCGGCGGCCGCGTGGCGACCGAGCTGCTCGACAACGGCGCTGCCGACCTCGCCGACCTGGCGACCACCGTCGCCGAGGACACCACGGACGGGCCGTACACCGCGGGTCCCGGCCTCGCGACGCCGGCCGAGTAG
- a CDS encoding uroporphyrinogen-III synthase: protein MAGYAWVVVTSATAVTVLSERVAGLPAGVRVAAVGEPTARAARAAGWVVDLVPTETSAAGLVQELPDTDGTVLFPRSEIAAPTLVDGLRARGIDVDDVVAYRTVGTGDEPIALETTPAAVLVTSGSVAREIARRMTPLDPRTIVACIGPGTATDARAAGLPVHAVGGTRSAEALLDAVVEALNPTTPHQEGHP, encoded by the coding sequence GTGGCTGGTTATGCATGGGTGGTGGTGACCAGTGCGACGGCCGTGACGGTCCTGTCGGAACGCGTGGCGGGCCTCCCGGCCGGGGTGCGCGTCGCTGCGGTCGGCGAGCCGACCGCCCGTGCCGCGCGCGCTGCGGGCTGGGTCGTCGACCTGGTGCCGACCGAGACGTCCGCCGCGGGCCTGGTGCAGGAGTTGCCGGACACCGACGGCACCGTGCTGTTCCCCCGCTCCGAGATCGCCGCACCGACACTCGTCGACGGCCTCCGTGCCCGCGGCATCGACGTGGACGACGTGGTCGCGTACCGTACCGTGGGGACCGGCGACGAGCCGATCGCCCTCGAGACGACGCCCGCTGCGGTGCTCGTGACGAGCGGCAGCGTCGCCCGCGAGATCGCCCGCCGGATGACCCCGCTCGACCCCCGCACCATCGTGGCCTGCATCGGCCCCGGGACCGCGACCGACGCCCGTGCGGCCGGACTGCCCGTGCACGCGGTCGGAGGCACGCGGTCCGCAGAAGCCCTGCTCGACGCCGTCGTCGAGGCACTGAACCCAACCACCCCCCACCAGGAAGGTCACCCGTGA
- the hemB gene encoding porphobilinogen synthase: MTGRFPQVRPRRLRATPAMRRLVAETRLHPAELVLPMFIREGATDAVDISSMPGVQQHSLDSFRRALVDAASVGVGGVNLFGVPTTKDAEGSGATDPDGILNVAIRVAKEEVGDALVVQSDLCLDEFTDHGHCGVLAADGSVDNDATLLRYRDMAVAQAEAGAELVCMSGMMDGQIAAARDALDGAGHSGTALLAYAAKYASAFYGPFREAVSSSLVGDRRTYQIDAANGRQGLREVELDVDEGADIVMVKPAMSYLDVLAETAATSPVPVWAYQISGEYAMITAAAQNGWIDRDAAAMESLVGIKRAGADAILTYFAVDIARKLNEEAALRTSGSTADVAGIASTGKAPE, encoded by the coding sequence GTGACTGGACGCTTCCCCCAGGTCCGCCCCCGTCGGCTCCGCGCCACCCCCGCGATGCGACGACTCGTGGCCGAGACCCGGCTCCACCCGGCCGAGCTCGTGCTGCCGATGTTCATCCGCGAAGGCGCGACCGACGCCGTGGACATCTCGAGCATGCCGGGCGTGCAGCAGCACTCCCTCGACTCGTTCCGCCGCGCGCTGGTCGACGCCGCGTCGGTCGGTGTGGGTGGCGTGAACCTGTTCGGCGTGCCGACCACGAAGGACGCCGAGGGCTCCGGCGCGACCGACCCGGACGGCATCCTCAACGTGGCCATCCGGGTGGCCAAGGAAGAGGTCGGGGATGCCCTCGTGGTGCAGTCCGACCTGTGCCTCGACGAGTTCACCGACCACGGACACTGCGGTGTGCTGGCAGCCGACGGCTCCGTCGACAACGACGCCACCCTGCTGCGCTACCGCGACATGGCGGTCGCGCAGGCCGAGGCCGGTGCCGAGCTCGTCTGCATGAGCGGCATGATGGACGGCCAGATCGCCGCCGCACGTGACGCCCTCGACGGCGCCGGGCACAGCGGCACCGCGCTGCTCGCCTACGCCGCCAAGTACGCCTCGGCGTTCTACGGACCCTTCCGCGAGGCCGTCTCGTCGTCGCTCGTCGGCGACCGCCGCACGTACCAGATCGACGCCGCGAACGGTCGGCAGGGGCTCCGCGAGGTCGAGCTCGACGTCGACGAGGGCGCCGACATCGTGATGGTGAAGCCCGCGATGAGCTACCTCGACGTGCTCGCCGAGACCGCTGCGACCTCGCCGGTCCCGGTCTGGGCGTACCAGATCTCCGGCGAGTACGCGATGATCACCGCAGCAGCGCAGAACGGGTGGATCGACCGCGACGCCGCCGCGATGGAGTCGCTCGTCGGCATCAAGCGCGCCGGTGCCGACGCGATCCTGACCTACTTCGCCGTCGACATCGCGCGGAAGCTCAACGAGGAAGCGGCCCTCCGCACCTCGGGCAGCACCGCGGACGTCGCCGGCATCGCCTCGACCGGGAAGGCCCCCGAATGA
- the hemL gene encoding glutamate-1-semialdehyde 2,1-aminomutase, whose translation MTTNDQLFGRAKNAIPGGVNSPVRAYGSVGGTPRFLVSAKGAYVTDAEGREYVDLVASWGPAILGHAHPGTVEAVQQAAARGLSFGASTPGETELAELVKQRVSVDGDGPIEKLRMVSTGTEATMTAIRLARGYTGRDLLVKFAGHYHGHSDSLLAEAGSGVATLAMPGSAGITAETAAQTLVLPYNDLDAVRRAFDEHSERIAAVIVESAAANMGVLAPERGFNRALAQITRSHGALLIVDEVLTGFRVGAAGWWGLEASKVVPDGAGWKPDLITFGKVIGGGMPLAALGGRREVMDFLAPLGPVYQAGTLSGNPLAVAAGIATLRAATPSVYETLNRTAAVISAATSDALSAEGVAHTVQRAGNLFSFAFTEQAPRNYDDVRAQDVFRYAPFFHAMLDAGVTLPPSVFEAWFVTAAHDDRAVGRILDALPAAVKAAAAATA comes from the coding sequence ATGACCACGAACGACCAGCTGTTCGGCCGTGCCAAGAACGCGATCCCGGGTGGTGTGAACTCCCCGGTCCGCGCCTACGGGTCGGTCGGCGGCACCCCGAGGTTCCTGGTGTCCGCCAAGGGCGCCTACGTCACGGACGCCGAGGGTCGCGAGTACGTCGACCTCGTCGCGTCGTGGGGCCCCGCGATCCTCGGGCACGCCCACCCCGGCACGGTCGAGGCCGTGCAGCAGGCCGCCGCGCGCGGACTGTCGTTCGGGGCGTCGACCCCGGGTGAGACCGAGCTGGCCGAACTCGTGAAGCAGCGGGTGTCGGTGGACGGCGACGGCCCCATCGAGAAGCTCCGGATGGTGTCGACCGGCACCGAGGCCACGATGACGGCGATCCGGCTGGCGCGCGGCTACACCGGTCGCGACCTGCTCGTGAAGTTCGCCGGGCACTACCACGGGCACTCGGACTCCCTGCTGGCCGAGGCCGGCTCCGGCGTCGCGACCCTGGCCATGCCGGGCAGTGCGGGCATCACCGCCGAGACCGCGGCGCAGACCCTCGTGCTGCCGTACAACGACCTCGACGCCGTCCGCCGGGCCTTCGACGAGCACTCCGAGCGCATCGCCGCCGTCATCGTCGAGTCCGCCGCCGCGAACATGGGCGTCCTGGCACCCGAGCGCGGCTTCAACCGTGCCCTGGCGCAGATCACCCGGTCGCACGGGGCGCTGCTCATCGTCGACGAGGTCCTGACCGGGTTCCGCGTCGGTGCTGCCGGCTGGTGGGGCCTCGAGGCGTCGAAGGTCGTGCCGGACGGTGCCGGGTGGAAGCCCGACCTCATCACGTTCGGCAAGGTCATCGGCGGTGGCATGCCCCTCGCCGCACTCGGCGGTCGGCGTGAGGTCATGGACTTCCTCGCCCCGCTCGGGCCCGTGTACCAGGCGGGCACCCTGTCGGGGAACCCGTTGGCCGTCGCCGCCGGCATCGCCACGCTGCGGGCCGCGACGCCGTCCGTGTACGAGACGCTGAACCGCACGGCTGCGGTCATCTCCGCGGCCACTTCGGACGCCCTGTCGGCCGAGGGCGTCGCCCACACCGTGCAGCGCGCCGGCAACCTGTTCTCGTTCGCGTTCACCGAGCAGGCGCCGCGGAACTACGACGACGTGCGGGCGCAGGACGTGTTCCGCTACGCGCCGTTCTTCCACGCGATGCTCGACGCCGGGGTGACCCTGCCGCCGAGCGTCTTCGAGGCGTGGTTCGTCACGGCCGCACACGACGACCGCGCGGTCGGACGGATCCTCGACGCCCTGCCCGCGGCCGTGAAGGCTGCTGCCGCCGCGACCGCGTGA
- a CDS encoding ABC transporter ATP-binding protein → MTDAHDDVLIHATGVRVTRSGRDLLHDVDLTVRRGEHWALLGPNGAGKSTLLAVLGATGHPTAGTVEVLGRRLGRVDVRELREHIGHVDPRHRMLSPLTVLETVLTGLTGTTDLMMRWEPSAEQVALAEQHIADVGLSARRDARWPVLSQGERGRALIARALMSEPQLLLLDEPATGLDVAAREHLLETVDALRHRHPELGSVMVTHHLEDLPASTSHAMLLRDGAVVAQGTSDEVITSSAVSHAFDFPLAILRSEGRWAARRSA, encoded by the coding sequence ATGACCGACGCGCACGACGACGTCCTGATCCACGCCACCGGGGTCCGCGTCACGCGCTCCGGCCGCGACCTGCTGCACGACGTCGACCTGACCGTCCGGCGCGGGGAGCACTGGGCGCTGCTCGGACCGAACGGTGCCGGCAAGTCCACGTTGCTCGCCGTCCTCGGCGCGACCGGTCACCCCACCGCCGGCACGGTCGAGGTCCTCGGCCGCCGCCTCGGACGCGTCGACGTCCGCGAACTCCGGGAGCACATCGGCCACGTCGATCCTCGGCACCGGATGCTGTCGCCGCTCACGGTGCTCGAGACGGTGCTCACCGGGCTGACCGGCACGACGGACCTCATGATGCGGTGGGAGCCCTCGGCCGAGCAGGTCGCGCTGGCCGAGCAGCACATCGCCGACGTCGGACTCAGCGCACGACGGGACGCCCGTTGGCCGGTGCTGTCGCAGGGTGAGCGAGGACGCGCCCTCATCGCCCGTGCCCTGATGTCCGAACCCCAACTGCTGCTGCTCGACGAGCCGGCGACCGGCCTCGACGTCGCCGCACGGGAGCACCTGCTCGAGACCGTCGACGCGCTGCGGCACCGGCACCCCGAGCTGGGCAGCGTCATGGTGACCCACCATCTGGAGGACCTGCCGGCCTCGACGTCGCACGCGATGCTGCTCCGCGACGGCGCCGTCGTGGCCCAGGGCACCTCGGACGAGGTCATCACGTCGTCGGCGGTGTCGCACGCGTTCGACTTCCCGCTCGCGATCCTGCGGTCGGAAGGGCGCTGGGCGGCACGCCGATCCGCCTGA
- a CDS encoding GntR family transcriptional regulator, with translation MPVPKSTVESSPRKLLRDVVYDKMLAALRDGTLQHGERLNDDELVQWLGVSRTPIREAIAKLVDIGLVEMEANRYTRVATPTFEDWVIATRATAGFFELSLRWGVPEYSDEDVEALTVLLDKADRMRKVRDYGFSGALTEIIEFAVEHSGNPLVQNAAVGAMERVRFTLNPTPAFEQYGSEAFFSILREALTERDGEGAAEAGRALTRNFEQHIEAVRADRG, from the coding sequence ATGCCGGTCCCCAAGTCCACCGTGGAGAGTTCTCCCCGGAAGCTCCTGCGCGACGTCGTCTACGACAAGATGCTCGCGGCCCTGCGCGACGGCACACTGCAGCACGGCGAGCGCCTGAACGACGACGAGCTGGTCCAGTGGCTGGGTGTGAGTCGCACCCCGATCCGCGAGGCGATCGCGAAGCTCGTCGACATCGGCCTGGTCGAGATGGAGGCGAACCGGTACACCCGCGTCGCCACCCCGACGTTCGAGGACTGGGTCATCGCGACCCGCGCGACCGCCGGGTTCTTCGAGCTCAGCCTGCGCTGGGGCGTCCCCGAGTACAGCGACGAGGACGTCGAAGCCCTCACCGTGCTGCTCGACAAGGCCGACCGCATGCGCAAGGTGCGGGACTACGGCTTCAGCGGTGCCCTCACCGAGATCATCGAGTTCGCCGTCGAGCACTCCGGGAACCCCCTGGTGCAGAACGCGGCCGTCGGCGCCATGGAGCGGGTCCGCTTCACGCTCAACCCCACGCCGGCGTTCGAGCAGTACGGGTCCGAGGCGTTCTTCTCGATCCTGCGTGAAGCGCTCACCGAGCGCGACGGCGAAGGCGCTGCCGAGGCCGGACGAGCCCTCACCCGCAACTTCGAACAGCACATCGAGGCGGTCCGCGCCGACCGCGGCTGA
- a CDS encoding MDR family oxidoreductase, with product MTRAVLVSSTAPPTVTDVDLPDPAEGEALVDVTYSSVNYKDGLALARNPGVARLDPLVPGIDVVGTVSGLGPGVHEVAIGDRVVLNGAGLGETRHGGWATQAVVPSGSLVVLPEAIDDSFAAAIGTAGFTAMLSVLALERFVAPDDGPVLVTGASGGVGTVAIALLAARGYRVTASTGRAANTDSLRRLGATEVVDRGTLSEPGKPMQRATWAGAVDSVGGATLANVLASTRWGGAVTACGLAQDSALPTTVLPFILRSVSLLGINSVDAPLELRRRAWDRLASDLDAALLADVTRTVTPEQAIAVGAEVVAGKVHGRTVVAVAG from the coding sequence ATGACCCGCGCCGTCCTCGTGTCCAGCACAGCCCCGCCCACCGTCACCGACGTCGACCTGCCGGATCCGGCCGAGGGCGAGGCCCTCGTCGACGTCACGTACTCGAGCGTCAACTACAAGGACGGCCTGGCCCTCGCACGGAACCCCGGTGTCGCCCGGCTCGATCCACTCGTGCCGGGGATCGACGTCGTCGGCACGGTGTCGGGGCTCGGGCCGGGCGTGCACGAGGTCGCGATCGGTGACCGGGTGGTGTTGAACGGCGCTGGCCTGGGTGAGACCCGGCACGGGGGCTGGGCAACGCAGGCCGTGGTGCCGTCCGGGTCGCTCGTCGTACTGCCCGAGGCGATCGACGACTCGTTCGCGGCGGCCATCGGCACCGCGGGGTTCACGGCGATGCTCAGTGTGCTGGCGTTGGAGCGCTTCGTCGCGCCGGACGACGGGCCGGTGCTGGTGACCGGGGCATCCGGCGGGGTCGGCACCGTGGCGATCGCGCTCCTCGCGGCGCGCGGGTACCGGGTCACGGCGTCGACCGGTCGCGCAGCCAACACGGACTCGCTCCGCCGACTCGGGGCCACCGAGGTGGTCGACCGCGGCACCCTGTCCGAGCCGGGCAAGCCGATGCAGCGTGCCACCTGGGCCGGAGCGGTGGACAGCGTCGGCGGGGCCACGCTGGCGAACGTCCTGGCCTCGACCCGGTGGGGTGGTGCCGTGACAGCGTGCGGGCTGGCGCAGGACTCCGCACTGCCGACGACCGTGCTGCCGTTCATCCTGCGGTCGGTGTCGCTGCTCGGGATCAACTCCGTCGACGCCCCGCTCGAGCTCCGGCGTCGAGCGTGGGACCGGCTCGCGTCCGACCTCGACGCGGCGCTCCTGGCCGACGTCACCCGAACGGTCACGCCCGAGCAGGCCATCGCGGTGGGGGCCGAGGTCGTCGCGGGAAAGGTGCACGGTCGGACGGTCGTCGCCGTGGCGGGCTGA
- a CDS encoding 6-phosphofructokinase produces MRIGILTSGGDCPGLNAVIRAIVLKGIAIYGHDFVGFRDGWRGVVDGDIVPLGRKDIQGIAKQGGTILGTSRTNPFEGPNGGFENISATLQRHGIDAIVAIGGEGTLAAAKRLTDAGLKIVGVPKTVDNDLGATDYTFGFDTAVAIATEAMDRLRTTGESHSRCMVAEVMGRHVGWIALHSGMAAGAHAILIPEQKTSMEQIAKWVRAAYDRGRAPLVVVAEGFVPDHEDTAHTERGLDAFGRPRLGGIGERLAPLIEEMTGIETRATTLGHIQRGGTPTAYDRVLSTRLGLAAIDSVVEERWGRMVALRGTEIEHVSFEEALGELKTVPQARFDEAAIMFG; encoded by the coding sequence ATGCGCATCGGCATCCTCACCTCCGGAGGCGACTGCCCCGGCCTGAACGCGGTCATCCGCGCGATCGTCCTGAAGGGCATCGCCATCTACGGACACGACTTCGTCGGCTTCCGCGACGGGTGGCGCGGGGTGGTCGACGGCGACATCGTCCCGCTCGGCCGCAAGGACATCCAGGGCATCGCGAAGCAGGGCGGCACGATCCTCGGCACCAGCCGCACGAACCCGTTCGAGGGCCCCAACGGCGGGTTCGAGAACATCTCCGCGACCCTGCAGCGGCACGGTATCGACGCGATCGTCGCGATCGGCGGCGAGGGCACCCTGGCCGCCGCGAAGCGCCTGACCGACGCCGGCCTGAAGATCGTGGGCGTGCCGAAGACGGTCGACAACGACCTGGGCGCGACCGACTACACGTTCGGCTTCGACACCGCCGTCGCCATCGCGACCGAGGCGATGGACCGCCTGCGCACCACCGGCGAGTCGCACTCGCGCTGCATGGTCGCCGAGGTCATGGGCCGGCACGTGGGCTGGATCGCGCTGCACTCCGGCATGGCCGCGGGCGCGCACGCGATCCTCATCCCCGAGCAGAAGACGAGCATGGAACAGATCGCGAAGTGGGTGCGGGCCGCCTACGACCGCGGTCGCGCACCGCTCGTGGTGGTGGCCGAGGGCTTCGTCCCCGACCACGAGGACACGGCGCACACGGAGCGCGGGCTCGACGCCTTCGGGCGCCCGCGGCTCGGCGGCATCGGCGAGCGCCTCGCGCCGCTCATCGAGGAGATGACGGGCATCGAGACGCGGGCCACGACCCTGGGGCACATCCAGCGCGGTGGCACGCCGACCGCGTACGACCGGGTGCTGTCGACGCGGCTCGGGCTGGCGGCGATCGACTCGGTCGTCGAGGAGCGCTGGGGCCGGATGGTGGCGCTCCGGGGCACCGAGATCGAGCACGTCTCGTTCGAGGAGGCGCTCGGCGAGCTCAAGACCGTGCCGCAGGCGCGGTTCGACGAGGCCGCCATCATGTTCGGCTGA